The following coding sequences are from one Macaca nemestrina isolate mMacNem1 chromosome 1, mMacNem.hap1, whole genome shotgun sequence window:
- the LOC105489239 gene encoding protein kish-B: MTNVYSLDGILVFGLLFVCTCAYFKKVPRLKTWLLSEKKGVWGVFYKAAVIGTRLHAAVAIACVVMAFYVLFIK, from the exons ATGACGAACG TGTACTCCTTGGATGGGATTCTGGTGTTTGGTTTGCTCTTTGTTTGCACCTGTGCCTACTTCAAGAAAGTACCTCGTCTCAAAACCTGGCTGCTATCAGAGAAGAAGGGTGTTTGGGGTGTGTTTTACAAAG CTGCTGTGATTGGAACCAGGCTGCATGCCGCTGTGGCAATTGCTTGTGTTGTAATGGCCTTTTACGTCCTGTTTATAAAATGA